From a single Stomoxys calcitrans chromosome 4, idStoCalc2.1, whole genome shotgun sequence genomic region:
- the LOC106083822 gene encoding uncharacterized protein LOC106083822 isoform X2, translating into MGILKKSILNENSITDTMSSRSYKSASAPPSHMATRTTDWSCGNVSFCFQAQRRVYVLNCMFCSQVCLHWDSFINHMEQEHDEDLCSEHLMQKEPPAVNIEHDYRIATKRRKTNTSNTSDNNRDGDDRLSNKADFNSDPLIATHDVTRFPENVSIKTESAMEIIDEYEDTNTISDKEDEASVTYEDEADITTDEQTANSYKAQTTATKSDVQALMDKLDLAHRLIYRLLDEVKSLKGQTSTTATNTPTVTSSRKNRQFERGDDFLQCDQKRSPDQRFMGFITEQQNL; encoded by the exons ATGGGCATTTTGAAGAAAAGCATCTTGAACGAAAATT CAATTACAGATACCATGTCTTCGCGTTCTTACAAATCAGCATCAGCACCGCCCAGCCATATGGCTACAAGAACAACCGATTGGAGCTGTGGAAATGTTTCCTTTTGTTTTCAAGCCCAAAGAAGGGTTTATGTCCTGAATTGTATGTTCTGCTCCCAGGTTTGCTTACATTGGGATTCCTTTATAAATCATATGGAACAGGAACATGATGAAGATCTTTGCTCTGAACATTTGATGCAAAAGGAGCCACCAGCAGTAAATATAGAACACGACTATCGCATTGCTACAAAAAGACGCAAAACAAATACATCGAACACATCTGACAATAATCGTGATGGG GATGATCGTTTATCGAATAAAGCAGATTTCAATTCTGATCCGCTAATTGCAACTCATGATGTTACCCGCTTTCCCGAAAACGTGAGCATTAAAACAGAATCAGCAATGGAAATCATTGATGAGTATGAAGATACAAATACTATATCAGATAAAGAGGACGAGGCGAGCGTGACATATGAGGACGAG GCGGACATTACTACCGACGAACAAACGGCAAATTCGTACAAAGCGCAAACAACGGCAACAAAATCAG ACGTACAGGCTCTTATGGACAAACTCGATTTAGCACACCGTCTCATTTATCGCTTACTGGATGAAGTAAAATCGTTAAAAGGTCAGacatcaacaacagcaactaACACACCTACAGTTACTAGCAGTCGCAAAAACCGTCAATTTGAAAGGGGAGACGACTTTTTACAATGTGATCAAAAACGATCA
- the LOC106083822 gene encoding uncharacterized protein LOC106083822 isoform X1 → MSSTRKYSCIWMHFMEDGRTRAKCNYCQASLSIAGGSNGNLSRHMKKKHSHIVLDPEKHKTEPEEFLNEDAISALPSSSAQSVRQKIVKNNCSIMNSAITDTMSSRSYKSASAPPSHMATRTTDWSCGNVSFCFQAQRRVYVLNCMFCSQVCLHWDSFINHMEQEHDEDLCSEHLMQKEPPAVNIEHDYRIATKRRKTNTSNTSDNNRDGDDRLSNKADFNSDPLIATHDVTRFPENVSIKTESAMEIIDEYEDTNTISDKEDEASVTYEDEADITTDEQTANSYKAQTTATKSDVQALMDKLDLAHRLIYRLLDEVKSLKGQTSTTATNTPTVTSSRKNRQFERGDDFLQCDQKRSPDQRFMGFITEQQNL, encoded by the exons atgtcGTCGACTAGAAAGTATAGCTGCATATGGATGCATTTCATGGAAGACGGTCGAACAAGGGCAAAATGCAATTATTGTCAAGCTTCTCTCAGCATTGCTGGAGGATCAAATGGGAACTTATCCAGACACATGAAAAAAAAGCATTCACATATAGTGTTGGATCCTGAAAAACATAAAACGGAACCTGAGGAATTTCTAAATGAAGATGCAATCTCAGCATTGCCTTCATCAAGTGCTCAATCGGTTCgtcaaaaaattgtcaaaaacaaTTGTTCAATCATGAATTCAG CAATTACAGATACCATGTCTTCGCGTTCTTACAAATCAGCATCAGCACCGCCCAGCCATATGGCTACAAGAACAACCGATTGGAGCTGTGGAAATGTTTCCTTTTGTTTTCAAGCCCAAAGAAGGGTTTATGTCCTGAATTGTATGTTCTGCTCCCAGGTTTGCTTACATTGGGATTCCTTTATAAATCATATGGAACAGGAACATGATGAAGATCTTTGCTCTGAACATTTGATGCAAAAGGAGCCACCAGCAGTAAATATAGAACACGACTATCGCATTGCTACAAAAAGACGCAAAACAAATACATCGAACACATCTGACAATAATCGTGATGGG GATGATCGTTTATCGAATAAAGCAGATTTCAATTCTGATCCGCTAATTGCAACTCATGATGTTACCCGCTTTCCCGAAAACGTGAGCATTAAAACAGAATCAGCAATGGAAATCATTGATGAGTATGAAGATACAAATACTATATCAGATAAAGAGGACGAGGCGAGCGTGACATATGAGGACGAG GCGGACATTACTACCGACGAACAAACGGCAAATTCGTACAAAGCGCAAACAACGGCAACAAAATCAG ACGTACAGGCTCTTATGGACAAACTCGATTTAGCACACCGTCTCATTTATCGCTTACTGGATGAAGTAAAATCGTTAAAAGGTCAGacatcaacaacagcaactaACACACCTACAGTTACTAGCAGTCGCAAAAACCGTCAATTTGAAAGGGGAGACGACTTTTTACAATGTGATCAAAAACGATCA
- the LOC131996690 gene encoding myb/SANT-like DNA-binding domain-containing protein 1: MEKDGSAKQTRKRWSVEGEHFLLTLWVKHLEELREARKNAHVYINMAAAMSAKGYFYSREEIKTKLHNLTSKYRFFSSYRDEIKKSDQTGQPPSWDLFEKINKILGEYKYHKASSFEEQSFGMCTNIKTYGIS, translated from the exons atggaaaaagatGG TTCAGCAAAACAAACTCGCAAACGTTGGTCGGTCGAAGGCGAACACTTTTTGCTTACCTTATGGGTGAAACATCTGGAGGAATTGCGAGAAGCTCGGAAAAATGCACATGTATATATCAATATGGCCGCAGCAATGTCCGCCAAAGGATATTTTTACTCGAGGGAAgaaattaaaaccaaattaCACAACCTTACCAGTAAATATAG atttttttcttcttacagGGATGAAATAAAGAAATCTGACCAAACAGGACAACCGCCCAGCTGGGATTTATTCGAAAAgatcaacaaaattttaggaGAATACAAATATCATAAGGCGTCGTCTTTCGAAGAGCAAAGCTTTGGTATGTGTACAAACATAAAAACCTATGGCATatcataa